One window of Phalacrocorax carbo chromosome 1, bPhaCar2.1, whole genome shotgun sequence genomic DNA carries:
- the LOC104043324 gene encoding uncharacterized protein LOC104043324 isoform X15 encodes MVSHSQECRPAHPHAAAGPLFPPSPRAAQAPLRYPPSLLTRDGETGTQRTIQMHKMIGKITYSLGTHVSAVACGTTQVRRFLHGAYVKIQPSVQEALMEGRPVVALESTIITHGMAYPQNLSMARKVEETVTTNGAVPATVGILKGQIHVGLTDEELEFLASSKNVVKVSRRDLPFVLSQGLSGGTTVSGTMIAAHKAGIPVFVTGGIGGVHRGGENTEEEESLTTKETWAFVCVRALDVSADLTELGRTPVAVVSAGVKSILDIGRTLEYLETQGVCVAAFGESREFPAFFSRQSGFQAPYHVRDEEEAAELIASALELGLSSGVLIAVPCPQERAAPGQVIEGAIQQALSEARSKGITGKELTPFMLQKINELTGGKSLDSNLALIQNNARVGSCIAVALSKLQKARRKGSLPWREDANPPQPVVIGGINVDFIAKAQNPVILDGGQTNSGRVRQTFGGVGRNLADCLSRLGQTPLFLSAVGKDEHSESILHYCHHMVHCTVTAPQKQGSDDITEEKVFSTLADIRATFHQDMSAVLQLEGKSTATYCAVITSAGELRIALGDMDIHHQITDQYVSQFKDNLCQAPLVCIDGNVPLSTIQYVCQLAREHQLAVCYEPTDENKASKPFLSDSWKALTYISPNLQELRAINRTLGNPLPAELPSRLEDVVQSAMALARPLLAHLCCVVVTLGAHGVLLCGRSLGGSISLRPGAHRLTAAAAGLCATHYPAIHVSREEIVNVSGAGDRVRVPKQAGNARTLH; translated from the exons ATGGTCTCTCACAGCCAGGAGTGCCGGCCTGCGCACCCCCATGCTGCTGCCGGCCCCCTCTTCCCACCGTCTCCCAGGGCTGCACAGGCACCGCTCCGGTACCCACCCAGCCTCCTTACGAGAGACGGAGAGACAGGCACCCAGAG GACCATCCAAATGCACAAGATGATTGGGAAGATAACCTATAGCCTGGGAACACATGTGTCTGCTGTGGCATGTGGGACCACCCAGGTGAGAAGATTTCTGCATG GTGCTTATGTCAAGATTCAGCCTTCTGTACAAGAAGCCCTGATGGAGGGGAGACCAGTTGTAGCCTTGGAAAGCACCATCATTACACATGGCATGGCCTATCCTCAGAATCTGAG CATGGCCAGAAAGGTGGAAGAAACTGTAACAACAAATGGAGCAGTGCCAGCCACTGTAGGTATTTTAAAGGGTCAAATCCATGTGGGACTCACAGATGAGGAACTTGAGTTCTTGGCAAGCAGTAAAAATGTAGTTAAAGTGTCTCGGAGAGATCTTCCTTTTGTCCTCAGCCAG GGCTTGTCCGGTGGCACTACCGTGTCTGGGACAATGATTGCCGCACACAAAGCAGGAATCCCCGTGTTTGTAACAGGTGGCATAGGAGGCGTCCATCGGGGAGGAGAGAACA ctgaggaggaggagagtcTCACCACAAAAGAGACTTGGGCCTTCGTTTGTGTTAGAG CTCTGGATGTGAGTGCTGACTTGACAGAGCTAGGACGAACTCCGGTTGCTGTTGTATCTGCAGGAGTCAAGTCTATCCTTGATATCGGCAGGACACTGGAATATCTG GAGACTCAGGGAGTCTGTGTGGCTGCCTTTGGAGAGTCAAGGGAGTTCCCAGCCTTCTTCTCACGCCAGAGTGGCTTCCAGGCACCATATCACGTCCGGGATGAAGAGGAGGCAGCTGAACTCATTG CCAGTGCTCTGGAGCTAGGCCTGAGCAGCGGGGTGCTAATAGCAgtgccctgtccccaggagcgAGCTGCCCCAGGCCAGGTCATCGAAGGGGCCATCCAGCAAGCTCTCAGTGAAGCCAG GTCCAAAGGGATCACAGGCAAAGAACTGACCCCTTTTATGTTACAGAAGATCAATGAATTAACTGGTGGAAAATCATTGGACTCCA ACCTTGCTCTGATCCAGAACAATGCCAGAGTGGGCAGCTGTATTGCAGTGGCCCTGAGCAAACTACAGAAAGCCAGAAGGAAGGGCAGTCTGCCTTGGCGAGAGGACGCAAACCCACCTCAGCCA GTGGTGATTGGAGGTATCAACGTTGACTTTATAGCCAAGGCACAGAACCCTGTCATCCTG GATGGTGGGCAAACAAACTCTGGAAGAGTGAGACAAACCTTTGGTGGCGTTGGAAGAAACTTGGCAG aCTGCTTAAGCCGTCTTGGACAGACTCCTCTCTTTTTATCAGCCGTGGGAAAAGATGAACATTCAGAATCCATCCTGCACTACTGTCACCACATGGTACATTGCACAGTAACGGCACCTCAGAAGCAGGGAAGTGATGAcattacagaggaaaaagtcTTCTCAACCCTGGCAGATATAAGAGCCACCTTCCATCAG GACATGAGCGCTGTCCTTCAGCTGGAGGGGAAGAGCACAGCCACTTACTGTGCTGTGATCACTAGTGCTGGGGAGCTCCGCATTGCCTTGGGAGATATGGACATCCACCACCAGATAACAGACCAATAT GTGTCCCAGTTCAAGGACAACCTGTGCCAGGCCCCGCTAGTTTGCATTGATGGAAATGTGCCTCTTTCCACTATTCAGTATGTCTGCCAACTAGCTAGAGAGCATCAGCTAGCAG TGTGCTATGAGCCAACAGATGAGAACAAGGCCTCTAAGCCATTCCTCTCAGACAGCTGGAAAGCGCTCACATACATTTCCCCCAACCTGCAAGAGCTAAGAGCAATAAATCGGACCCTCGGGAACCCTCTGCCAGCAG AGCTGCCATCTAGGTTGGAGGATGTTGTCCAGAGTGCAATGGCTCTGGCCCGCCCGTTGCTGGCCCACCTGTGCTGTGTGGTGGTGACCCTTGGCGCTCACGGTGTCCTCCTGTGTGGCAGGAGCCTGGGAGGGAGCATCTCACTTCGTCCAGGAGCTCACAGACTG actgctgctgccgccggccTCTGTGCCACCCACTACCCCGCCATCCACGTCAGCAGGGAGGAGATAGTCAACGTCTCAGGAGCCGGCGACAG AGTAAGAGTGCCAAAACAGGCTGGGAATGCCAGGACACTACACTGA
- the LOC104043324 gene encoding uncharacterized protein LOC104043324 isoform X4, with translation MVSHSQECRPAHPHAAAGPLFPPSPRAAQAPLRYPPSLLTRDGETGTQRTIQMHKMIGKITYSLGTHVSAVACGTTQVRRFLHGAYVKIQPSVQEALMEGRPVVALESTIITHGMAYPQNLSMARKVEETVTTNGAVPATVGILKGQIHVGLTDEELEFLASSKNVVKVSRRDLPFVLSQGLSGGTTVSGTMIAAHKAGIPVFVTGGIGGVHRGGENTEEEESLTTKETWAFVCVRALDVSADLTELGRTPVAVVSAGVKSILDIGRTLEYLETQGVCVAAFGESREFPAFFSRQSGFQAPYHVRDEEEAAELIASALELGLSSGVLIAVPCPQERAAPGQVIEGAIQQALSEARSKGITGKELTPFMLQKINELTGGKSLDSNLALIQNNARVGSCIAVALSKLQKARRKGSLPWREDANPPQPVVIGGINVDFIAKAQNPVILDGGQTNSGRVRQTFGGVGRNLADCLSRLGQTPLFLSAVGKDEHSESILHYCHHMDMSAVLQLEGKSTATYCAVITSAGELRIALGDMDIHHQITDQYVSQFKDNLCQAPLVCIDGNVPLSTIQYVCQLAREHQLAVCYEPTDENKASKPFLSDSWKALTYISPNLQELRAINRTLGNPLPAELPSRLEDVVQSAMALARPLLAHLCCVVVTLGAHGVLLCGRSLGGSISLRPGAHRLTAAAAGLCATHYPAIHVSREEIVNVSGAGDSLMAGILAGMLAQHDTDTCVRMGLLAASFSLRSYAPISPEISTSSVSQEQVKSRSWPEVKELGRVLSLELKSWLLTRGLRLWAHTTFWEVKCQWRAFGDNLYCTLHAHVCLLLFPFFFFFFFFLVGYSNHSLILLSAAC, from the exons ATGGTCTCTCACAGCCAGGAGTGCCGGCCTGCGCACCCCCATGCTGCTGCCGGCCCCCTCTTCCCACCGTCTCCCAGGGCTGCACAGGCACCGCTCCGGTACCCACCCAGCCTCCTTACGAGAGACGGAGAGACAGGCACCCAGAG GACCATCCAAATGCACAAGATGATTGGGAAGATAACCTATAGCCTGGGAACACATGTGTCTGCTGTGGCATGTGGGACCACCCAGGTGAGAAGATTTCTGCATG GTGCTTATGTCAAGATTCAGCCTTCTGTACAAGAAGCCCTGATGGAGGGGAGACCAGTTGTAGCCTTGGAAAGCACCATCATTACACATGGCATGGCCTATCCTCAGAATCTGAG CATGGCCAGAAAGGTGGAAGAAACTGTAACAACAAATGGAGCAGTGCCAGCCACTGTAGGTATTTTAAAGGGTCAAATCCATGTGGGACTCACAGATGAGGAACTTGAGTTCTTGGCAAGCAGTAAAAATGTAGTTAAAGTGTCTCGGAGAGATCTTCCTTTTGTCCTCAGCCAG GGCTTGTCCGGTGGCACTACCGTGTCTGGGACAATGATTGCCGCACACAAAGCAGGAATCCCCGTGTTTGTAACAGGTGGCATAGGAGGCGTCCATCGGGGAGGAGAGAACA ctgaggaggaggagagtcTCACCACAAAAGAGACTTGGGCCTTCGTTTGTGTTAGAG CTCTGGATGTGAGTGCTGACTTGACAGAGCTAGGACGAACTCCGGTTGCTGTTGTATCTGCAGGAGTCAAGTCTATCCTTGATATCGGCAGGACACTGGAATATCTG GAGACTCAGGGAGTCTGTGTGGCTGCCTTTGGAGAGTCAAGGGAGTTCCCAGCCTTCTTCTCACGCCAGAGTGGCTTCCAGGCACCATATCACGTCCGGGATGAAGAGGAGGCAGCTGAACTCATTG CCAGTGCTCTGGAGCTAGGCCTGAGCAGCGGGGTGCTAATAGCAgtgccctgtccccaggagcgAGCTGCCCCAGGCCAGGTCATCGAAGGGGCCATCCAGCAAGCTCTCAGTGAAGCCAG GTCCAAAGGGATCACAGGCAAAGAACTGACCCCTTTTATGTTACAGAAGATCAATGAATTAACTGGTGGAAAATCATTGGACTCCA ACCTTGCTCTGATCCAGAACAATGCCAGAGTGGGCAGCTGTATTGCAGTGGCCCTGAGCAAACTACAGAAAGCCAGAAGGAAGGGCAGTCTGCCTTGGCGAGAGGACGCAAACCCACCTCAGCCA GTGGTGATTGGAGGTATCAACGTTGACTTTATAGCCAAGGCACAGAACCCTGTCATCCTG GATGGTGGGCAAACAAACTCTGGAAGAGTGAGACAAACCTTTGGTGGCGTTGGAAGAAACTTGGCAG aCTGCTTAAGCCGTCTTGGACAGACTCCTCTCTTTTTATCAGCCGTGGGAAAAGATGAACATTCAGAATCCATCCTGCACTACTGTCACCACATG GACATGAGCGCTGTCCTTCAGCTGGAGGGGAAGAGCACAGCCACTTACTGTGCTGTGATCACTAGTGCTGGGGAGCTCCGCATTGCCTTGGGAGATATGGACATCCACCACCAGATAACAGACCAATAT GTGTCCCAGTTCAAGGACAACCTGTGCCAGGCCCCGCTAGTTTGCATTGATGGAAATGTGCCTCTTTCCACTATTCAGTATGTCTGCCAACTAGCTAGAGAGCATCAGCTAGCAG TGTGCTATGAGCCAACAGATGAGAACAAGGCCTCTAAGCCATTCCTCTCAGACAGCTGGAAAGCGCTCACATACATTTCCCCCAACCTGCAAGAGCTAAGAGCAATAAATCGGACCCTCGGGAACCCTCTGCCAGCAG AGCTGCCATCTAGGTTGGAGGATGTTGTCCAGAGTGCAATGGCTCTGGCCCGCCCGTTGCTGGCCCACCTGTGCTGTGTGGTGGTGACCCTTGGCGCTCACGGTGTCCTCCTGTGTGGCAGGAGCCTGGGAGGGAGCATCTCACTTCGTCCAGGAGCTCACAGACTG actgctgctgccgccggccTCTGTGCCACCCACTACCCCGCCATCCACGTCAGCAGGGAGGAGATAGTCAACGTCTCAGGAGCCGGCGACAG CTTAATGGCGGGAATCCTCGCAGGGATGCTTGCTCAGCATGACACAGACACCTGTGTCCGGATGGGTCTGCTTGCGGCAAGCTTCTCTCTCCGTTCCTACGCGCCCATTTCCCCAGAAATCAGCACTTCCAGTGTCAGCCAGGAGCAAGTCAAGAGCAGGAGCTGGCCAGAGGTGAAG GAACTGGGCCGTGTTTTGAGCTTAGAGCTCAAAAGCTGGCTGCTGACCAGAGGACTTAGACTTTGGGCGCACACTACCTTTTGGGAGGTGAAGTGTCAATGGAGAGCATTCGGTGACAACCTGTATTGCACTCTTCATGCTCATGTTTGTCTGCTgttgttccctttttttttctttttttttttttttctggtgggttACAGCAACCACAGCTTGATTCTTCTGTCTGCTGCCTGTTGA
- the LOC104043324 gene encoding uncharacterized protein LOC104043324 isoform X2 has translation MVSHSQECRPAHPHAAAGPLFPPSPRAAQAPLRYPPSLLTRDGETGTQRTIQMHKMIGKITYSLGTHVSAVACGTTQVRRFLHGAYVKIQPSVQEALMEGRPVVALESTIITHGMAYPQNLSMARKVEETVTTNGAVPATVGILKGQIHVGLTDEELEFLASSKNVVKVSRRDLPFVLSQGLSGGTTVSGTMIAAHKAGIPVFVTGGIGGVHRGGENTLDVSADLTELGRTPVAVVSAGVKSILDIGRTLEYLETQGVCVAAFGESREFPAFFSRQSGFQAPYHVRDEEEAAELIASALELGLSSGVLIAVPCPQERAAPGQVIEGAIQQALSEARSKGITGKELTPFMLQKINELTGGKSLDSNLALIQNNARVGSCIAVALSKLQKARRKGSLPWREDANPPQPVVIGGINVDFIAKAQNPVILDGGQTNSGRVRQTFGGVGRNLADCLSRLGQTPLFLSAVGKDEHSESILHYCHHMVHCTVTAPQKQGSDDITEEKVFSTLADIRATFHQDMSAVLQLEGKSTATYCAVITSAGELRIALGDMDIHHQITDQYVSQFKDNLCQAPLVCIDGNVPLSTIQYVCQLAREHQLAVCYEPTDENKASKPFLSDSWKALTYISPNLQELRAINRTLGNPLPAELPSRLEDVVQSAMALARPLLAHLCCVVVTLGAHGVLLCGRSLGGSISLRPGAHRLTAAAAGLCATHYPAIHVSREEIVNVSGAGDSLMAGILAGMLAQHDTDTCVRMGLLAASFSLRSYAPISPEISTSSVSQEQVKSRSWPEVKELGRVLSLELKSWLLTRGLRLWAHTTFWEVKCQWRAFGDNLYCTLHAHVCLLLFPFFFFFFFFLVGYSNHSLILLSAAC, from the exons ATGGTCTCTCACAGCCAGGAGTGCCGGCCTGCGCACCCCCATGCTGCTGCCGGCCCCCTCTTCCCACCGTCTCCCAGGGCTGCACAGGCACCGCTCCGGTACCCACCCAGCCTCCTTACGAGAGACGGAGAGACAGGCACCCAGAG GACCATCCAAATGCACAAGATGATTGGGAAGATAACCTATAGCCTGGGAACACATGTGTCTGCTGTGGCATGTGGGACCACCCAGGTGAGAAGATTTCTGCATG GTGCTTATGTCAAGATTCAGCCTTCTGTACAAGAAGCCCTGATGGAGGGGAGACCAGTTGTAGCCTTGGAAAGCACCATCATTACACATGGCATGGCCTATCCTCAGAATCTGAG CATGGCCAGAAAGGTGGAAGAAACTGTAACAACAAATGGAGCAGTGCCAGCCACTGTAGGTATTTTAAAGGGTCAAATCCATGTGGGACTCACAGATGAGGAACTTGAGTTCTTGGCAAGCAGTAAAAATGTAGTTAAAGTGTCTCGGAGAGATCTTCCTTTTGTCCTCAGCCAG GGCTTGTCCGGTGGCACTACCGTGTCTGGGACAATGATTGCCGCACACAAAGCAGGAATCCCCGTGTTTGTAACAGGTGGCATAGGAGGCGTCCATCGGGGAGGAGAGAACA CTCTGGATGTGAGTGCTGACTTGACAGAGCTAGGACGAACTCCGGTTGCTGTTGTATCTGCAGGAGTCAAGTCTATCCTTGATATCGGCAGGACACTGGAATATCTG GAGACTCAGGGAGTCTGTGTGGCTGCCTTTGGAGAGTCAAGGGAGTTCCCAGCCTTCTTCTCACGCCAGAGTGGCTTCCAGGCACCATATCACGTCCGGGATGAAGAGGAGGCAGCTGAACTCATTG CCAGTGCTCTGGAGCTAGGCCTGAGCAGCGGGGTGCTAATAGCAgtgccctgtccccaggagcgAGCTGCCCCAGGCCAGGTCATCGAAGGGGCCATCCAGCAAGCTCTCAGTGAAGCCAG GTCCAAAGGGATCACAGGCAAAGAACTGACCCCTTTTATGTTACAGAAGATCAATGAATTAACTGGTGGAAAATCATTGGACTCCA ACCTTGCTCTGATCCAGAACAATGCCAGAGTGGGCAGCTGTATTGCAGTGGCCCTGAGCAAACTACAGAAAGCCAGAAGGAAGGGCAGTCTGCCTTGGCGAGAGGACGCAAACCCACCTCAGCCA GTGGTGATTGGAGGTATCAACGTTGACTTTATAGCCAAGGCACAGAACCCTGTCATCCTG GATGGTGGGCAAACAAACTCTGGAAGAGTGAGACAAACCTTTGGTGGCGTTGGAAGAAACTTGGCAG aCTGCTTAAGCCGTCTTGGACAGACTCCTCTCTTTTTATCAGCCGTGGGAAAAGATGAACATTCAGAATCCATCCTGCACTACTGTCACCACATGGTACATTGCACAGTAACGGCACCTCAGAAGCAGGGAAGTGATGAcattacagaggaaaaagtcTTCTCAACCCTGGCAGATATAAGAGCCACCTTCCATCAG GACATGAGCGCTGTCCTTCAGCTGGAGGGGAAGAGCACAGCCACTTACTGTGCTGTGATCACTAGTGCTGGGGAGCTCCGCATTGCCTTGGGAGATATGGACATCCACCACCAGATAACAGACCAATAT GTGTCCCAGTTCAAGGACAACCTGTGCCAGGCCCCGCTAGTTTGCATTGATGGAAATGTGCCTCTTTCCACTATTCAGTATGTCTGCCAACTAGCTAGAGAGCATCAGCTAGCAG TGTGCTATGAGCCAACAGATGAGAACAAGGCCTCTAAGCCATTCCTCTCAGACAGCTGGAAAGCGCTCACATACATTTCCCCCAACCTGCAAGAGCTAAGAGCAATAAATCGGACCCTCGGGAACCCTCTGCCAGCAG AGCTGCCATCTAGGTTGGAGGATGTTGTCCAGAGTGCAATGGCTCTGGCCCGCCCGTTGCTGGCCCACCTGTGCTGTGTGGTGGTGACCCTTGGCGCTCACGGTGTCCTCCTGTGTGGCAGGAGCCTGGGAGGGAGCATCTCACTTCGTCCAGGAGCTCACAGACTG actgctgctgccgccggccTCTGTGCCACCCACTACCCCGCCATCCACGTCAGCAGGGAGGAGATAGTCAACGTCTCAGGAGCCGGCGACAG CTTAATGGCGGGAATCCTCGCAGGGATGCTTGCTCAGCATGACACAGACACCTGTGTCCGGATGGGTCTGCTTGCGGCAAGCTTCTCTCTCCGTTCCTACGCGCCCATTTCCCCAGAAATCAGCACTTCCAGTGTCAGCCAGGAGCAAGTCAAGAGCAGGAGCTGGCCAGAGGTGAAG GAACTGGGCCGTGTTTTGAGCTTAGAGCTCAAAAGCTGGCTGCTGACCAGAGGACTTAGACTTTGGGCGCACACTACCTTTTGGGAGGTGAAGTGTCAATGGAGAGCATTCGGTGACAACCTGTATTGCACTCTTCATGCTCATGTTTGTCTGCTgttgttccctttttttttctttttttttttttttctggtgggttACAGCAACCACAGCTTGATTCTTCTGTCTGCTGCCTGTTGA
- the LOC104043324 gene encoding uncharacterized protein LOC104043324 isoform X6, which yields MVSHSQECRPAHPHAAAGPLFPPSPRAAQAPLRYPPSLLTRDGETGTQRTIQMHKMIGKITYSLGTHVSAVACGTTQVRRFLHGAYVKIQPSVQEALMEGRPVVALESTIITHGMAYPQNLSMARKVEETVTTNGAVPATVGILKGQIHVGLTDEELEFLASSKNVVKVSRRDLPFVLSQGLSGGTTVSGTMIAAHKAGIPVFVTGGIGGVHRGGENTEEEESLTTKETWAFVCVRALDVSADLTELGRTPVAVVSAGVKSILDIGRTLEYLETQGVCVAAFGESREFPAFFSRQSGFQAPYHVRDEEEAAELIASALELGLSSGVLIAVPCPQERAAPGQVIEGAIQQALSEARSKGITGKELTPFMLQKINELTGGKSLDSNLALIQNNARVGSCIAVALSKLQKARRKGSLPWREDANPPQPVVIGGINVDFIAKAQNPVILDGGQTNSGRVRQTFGGVGRNLADCLSRLGQTPLFLSAVGKDEHSESILHYCHHMVHCTVTAPQKQGSDDITEEKVFSTLADIRATFHQDMSAVLQLEGKSTATYCAVITSAGELRIALGDMDIHHQITDQYVSQFKDNLCQAPLVCIDGNVPLSTIQYVCQLAREHQLAVCYEPTDENKASKPFLSDSWKALTYISPNLQELRAINRTLGNPLPAELPSRLEDVVQSAMALARPLLAHLCCVVVTLGAHGVLLCGRSLGGSISLRPGAHRLTAAAAGLCATHYPAIHVSREEIVNVSGAGDSLMAGILAGMLAQHDTDTCVRMGLLAASFSLRSYAPISPEISTSSVSQEQVKSRSWPEVKVLTERSRCGGGCRPFPIQRRRQIQTGMREQGHRPWKQ from the exons ATGGTCTCTCACAGCCAGGAGTGCCGGCCTGCGCACCCCCATGCTGCTGCCGGCCCCCTCTTCCCACCGTCTCCCAGGGCTGCACAGGCACCGCTCCGGTACCCACCCAGCCTCCTTACGAGAGACGGAGAGACAGGCACCCAGAG GACCATCCAAATGCACAAGATGATTGGGAAGATAACCTATAGCCTGGGAACACATGTGTCTGCTGTGGCATGTGGGACCACCCAGGTGAGAAGATTTCTGCATG GTGCTTATGTCAAGATTCAGCCTTCTGTACAAGAAGCCCTGATGGAGGGGAGACCAGTTGTAGCCTTGGAAAGCACCATCATTACACATGGCATGGCCTATCCTCAGAATCTGAG CATGGCCAGAAAGGTGGAAGAAACTGTAACAACAAATGGAGCAGTGCCAGCCACTGTAGGTATTTTAAAGGGTCAAATCCATGTGGGACTCACAGATGAGGAACTTGAGTTCTTGGCAAGCAGTAAAAATGTAGTTAAAGTGTCTCGGAGAGATCTTCCTTTTGTCCTCAGCCAG GGCTTGTCCGGTGGCACTACCGTGTCTGGGACAATGATTGCCGCACACAAAGCAGGAATCCCCGTGTTTGTAACAGGTGGCATAGGAGGCGTCCATCGGGGAGGAGAGAACA ctgaggaggaggagagtcTCACCACAAAAGAGACTTGGGCCTTCGTTTGTGTTAGAG CTCTGGATGTGAGTGCTGACTTGACAGAGCTAGGACGAACTCCGGTTGCTGTTGTATCTGCAGGAGTCAAGTCTATCCTTGATATCGGCAGGACACTGGAATATCTG GAGACTCAGGGAGTCTGTGTGGCTGCCTTTGGAGAGTCAAGGGAGTTCCCAGCCTTCTTCTCACGCCAGAGTGGCTTCCAGGCACCATATCACGTCCGGGATGAAGAGGAGGCAGCTGAACTCATTG CCAGTGCTCTGGAGCTAGGCCTGAGCAGCGGGGTGCTAATAGCAgtgccctgtccccaggagcgAGCTGCCCCAGGCCAGGTCATCGAAGGGGCCATCCAGCAAGCTCTCAGTGAAGCCAG GTCCAAAGGGATCACAGGCAAAGAACTGACCCCTTTTATGTTACAGAAGATCAATGAATTAACTGGTGGAAAATCATTGGACTCCA ACCTTGCTCTGATCCAGAACAATGCCAGAGTGGGCAGCTGTATTGCAGTGGCCCTGAGCAAACTACAGAAAGCCAGAAGGAAGGGCAGTCTGCCTTGGCGAGAGGACGCAAACCCACCTCAGCCA GTGGTGATTGGAGGTATCAACGTTGACTTTATAGCCAAGGCACAGAACCCTGTCATCCTG GATGGTGGGCAAACAAACTCTGGAAGAGTGAGACAAACCTTTGGTGGCGTTGGAAGAAACTTGGCAG aCTGCTTAAGCCGTCTTGGACAGACTCCTCTCTTTTTATCAGCCGTGGGAAAAGATGAACATTCAGAATCCATCCTGCACTACTGTCACCACATGGTACATTGCACAGTAACGGCACCTCAGAAGCAGGGAAGTGATGAcattacagaggaaaaagtcTTCTCAACCCTGGCAGATATAAGAGCCACCTTCCATCAG GACATGAGCGCTGTCCTTCAGCTGGAGGGGAAGAGCACAGCCACTTACTGTGCTGTGATCACTAGTGCTGGGGAGCTCCGCATTGCCTTGGGAGATATGGACATCCACCACCAGATAACAGACCAATAT GTGTCCCAGTTCAAGGACAACCTGTGCCAGGCCCCGCTAGTTTGCATTGATGGAAATGTGCCTCTTTCCACTATTCAGTATGTCTGCCAACTAGCTAGAGAGCATCAGCTAGCAG TGTGCTATGAGCCAACAGATGAGAACAAGGCCTCTAAGCCATTCCTCTCAGACAGCTGGAAAGCGCTCACATACATTTCCCCCAACCTGCAAGAGCTAAGAGCAATAAATCGGACCCTCGGGAACCCTCTGCCAGCAG AGCTGCCATCTAGGTTGGAGGATGTTGTCCAGAGTGCAATGGCTCTGGCCCGCCCGTTGCTGGCCCACCTGTGCTGTGTGGTGGTGACCCTTGGCGCTCACGGTGTCCTCCTGTGTGGCAGGAGCCTGGGAGGGAGCATCTCACTTCGTCCAGGAGCTCACAGACTG actgctgctgccgccggccTCTGTGCCACCCACTACCCCGCCATCCACGTCAGCAGGGAGGAGATAGTCAACGTCTCAGGAGCCGGCGACAG CTTAATGGCGGGAATCCTCGCAGGGATGCTTGCTCAGCATGACACAGACACCTGTGTCCGGATGGGTCTGCTTGCGGCAAGCTTCTCTCTCCGTTCCTACGCGCCCATTTCCCCAGAAATCAGCACTTCCAGTGTCAGCCAGGAGCAAGTCAAGAGCAGGAGCTGGCCAGAGGTGAAG GTGCTGACGGAGAGGTCACGATGTGGTGGAGGGTGCCGCCCCTTCCCCATCCAGAGGAGGCGCCAAATACAGACAGGTATGAGGGAGCAAGGGCATCGCCCGTGGAAGCAATGA